One window of the Cuculus canorus isolate bCucCan1 unplaced genomic scaffold, bCucCan1.pri subtelo1, whole genome shotgun sequence genome contains the following:
- the LOC128850868 gene encoding olfactory receptor 10AG1-like, whose product MLHRKGLENYTTRPEFLLLGFSYNDNLQDLRFTIFLLIYFMILIGNSLIVLITVVDPSLHSPMYFFLRNLSFLEICYTSVTLPKMLVAFLTEDGRISFLGCAAQLYFLVSVGSTESLLLTAMAYDRYVAICDPLHYPRIMNGGLCVRLVVGSWVAVAPVQVGQTYQVFTLTFCASHNLHHFFCDIPPLLQLVCADTFWNQVTLHTVVMLFAVFPFALIVFSYTQIVRAMLKMPSALGRRKAFATCSSHLVVVTLFYSSVTVVYFKQWSRDSADTDRYLALFYTVVTPMVNPVIYSLRNREVRIALQRLLCRK is encoded by the coding sequence ATGCTCCATAGGAAAGGCTTGGAGAACTACACAACCAGAcctgaatttcttcttcttgGATTTTCTTACAATGACAACCTGCAGGACTTGCGCTTTACAATCTTCCTGCTCATTTACTTCATGATCCTCATAGGGAATAGCCTCATTGTGCTCATCACTGTGGTAGACCCAAGCCTCCACAGCcccatgtatttctttctgaggAACTTGTCCTTCCTGGAGATCTGCTACACGTCAGTCACTCTGCCAAAAATGCTGGTGGCTTTCCTGACTGAAGATGGCAGGATCTCCTTCCTCGGCTGTGCTGCCCAGCTGTATTTCCTGGTTTCTGTGGGCAGCACCGAAAgccttctcctgactgccatggcCTATGACCGCTATGTAGCCATCTGTGACCCCCTGCACTATCCCCGCATCATGAACGGGGGGCTCTGTGTCAGACTCGTAGTGGGGTCATGGGTGGCTGTCGCACCAGTACAGGTAGGGCAGACTTACCAGGTGTTCACTCTGACTTTCTGTGCATCCCATAATTTACATCACTTCTTCTGTGACATTCCCCCTCTGCTGCAACTGGTGTGTGCAGACACTTTCTGGAACCAAGTGACGCTGCACACCGTTGTCATGCTATTTGCAGTCTTTCCCTTTGCCTTGATAGTTTTCTCTTACACTCAAATTGTCCGGGCGATGCTGAAAATGCCTTCAGCTCTGGGCAGACGCAAAGCCTTTGCCACCTGCTCCTCACACCTCGTGGTGGTGACTCTTTTCTACAGCTCGGTCACGGTCGTGTACTTTAAACAATGGTCAAGGGACTCCGCAGACACTGACCGATACCTTGCCCTGTTTTACACAGTTGTGACCCCCATGGTCAACCCTGTCATCTATAGCCTGAGGAACAGGGAAGTGAGAATTGCCCTGCAGAGGCTCCTGTGCAGAAAGTGA